A window of the Callospermophilus lateralis isolate mCalLat2 chromosome 7, mCalLat2.hap1, whole genome shotgun sequence genome harbors these coding sequences:
- the Phgdh gene encoding D-3-phosphoglycerate dehydrogenase, with product MAFANLRKVLISDSLDPCCRKILEDGGLMVVEKQNLSKEELIAELQDCEGLIVRSATKVTADVINAAEKLQVVGRAGTGVDNVDLEAATRKGILVMNTPNGNSLSAAELTCGMIMCLARQIPQATASMKNGKWERKKFMGIELNGKTLGILGLGRIGREVATRMQSFGMKTVGYDPIISPEVSASFGVQQLPLEEIWPLCDFITVHTPLLPSTTGLLNDSTFAQCKKGVRVVNCARGGIVDEGALLRALQSGQCAGAALDVFTEEPPRDRALVDHENVISCPHLGASTKEAQSRCGEEIAVQFVDMVKGKSLTGVVNAQALTSAFSPHTKPWIGLAEALGTLMRAWAGSPKGTIQVVTQGTSLKNAGNCLSPAVIVGLLKEASKQADVNLVNAKLLVKEAGLNVTTSHSPAAGGEQGSGECLLTVTLAGAPYQAVGSVQGTTPVLQVLNGAVFKPEVPLRRGLPLLMFRAQPSNPAMLPTMIGLLAEAGVQLLSYQTSMVSDGETWHVMGISSLLPSLEPWKQHVSEAFQFYF from the exons GACTGTGAAGGCCTTATCGTTCGCTCAGCCACTAAGGTCACTGCTGATGTCATCAATGCAGCTGAGAAGCTCCAGGTGGTTGGCAGGGCTGGCACAGGTGTGGATAATGTGGATCTGGAGGCTGCAACAAGAAAGGGCATCCTTGTCATGAA CACCCCCAATGGAAACAGCCTTAGTGCTGCAGAGCTCACCTGTGGGATGATCATGTGCCTGGCCAG GCAGATTCCCCAGGCGACAGCTTCCATGAAGAATGGGAAGTGGGAGCGGAAGAAG TTCATGGGAATCGAGCTGAATGGAAAGACCTTGGGAATTCTTGGCTTGGGCAGGATTGGGAGAGAGGTGGCCACCCGGATGCAGTCCTTTGGGATGAAG ACTGTAGGGTACGATCCCATCATTTCTCCAGAAGTCTCAGCCTCCTTCGGTGTCCAGCAGCTGCCTCTGGAGGAGATCTGGCCTCTCTGCGATTTCATCACTGTTCACACACCTCTCCTGCCCTCCACGACAG GCTTGCTGAATGACAGTACCTTCGCCCAGTGCAAGAAGGGTGTGCGTGTGGTGAACTGTGCTCGAGGAGGGATTGTGGATGAAGGTGCCCTGCTCCGGGCCCTGCAGTCTGGTCAGTGTGCGGGAGCCGCACTGGACGTGTTTACAGAA GAACCACCACGGGACCGAGCCTTGGTGGACCATGAGAACGTCATCAGCTGCCCCCACCTGGGTGCCAGCACCAAGGAGGCCCAGAGCCGCTGTGGGGAGGAGATCGCTGTCCAGTTTGTGGACATGGTGAAGGGGAAGTCTCTCACAGGGGTT GTAAATGCACAGGCTCTTACCAGTGCCTTCTCTCCGCACACAAAGCCTTGGATTGGTCTGGCAGAAGCTCTAGGGACGCTGATGCGAGCCTGGGCTGGCTCCCCCAAAGGGACCATTCAGGTGGTAACACAGG GAACATCTCTGAAGAATGCTGGGAACTGCCTAAGCCCTGCAGTCATTGTCGGCCTCCTGAAAGAAGCTTCCAAGCAGGCGGATGTGAACTTGGTGAACGCCAAGCTGCTGGTGAAAGAGGCCGGCCTCAAT GTCACCACCTCCCACAGCCCAGCTGCAGGTGGGGAGCAGGGCAGCGGAGAATGCCTCCTGACCGTAACCCTGGCTGGTGCTCCGTATCAGGCTGTGGGCTCCGTCCAGGGCACCACACCTGTGCTGCAGGTGCTCAATGGCGCAGTCTTCAAACCAGAAGTGCCTCTCCGCCGGGGCCTGCCCCTGCTCATGTTCCGGGCTCAGCCCTCCAACCCTGCAATGCTGCCTACCATGATTG GCCTCCTGGCGGAGGCAGGTGTGCAGCTGCTATCCTACCAGACCTCGATGGTATCTGATGGAGAGACCTGGCACGTCATGGGCATCTCCTCCCTGCTGCCCAGCCTGGAACCATGGAAGCAGCATGTGTCTGAGGCTTTCCAGTTCTACTTCTAA